Below is a window of Candidatus Viadribacter manganicus DNA.
GCCCAGCAGCCGGCGCCGATGATTGGGGTGTCGCCAACGCGTCCGGGCATTTTGCCGTGCAGGCCGCCAGTCGATGTCGCCGCCGCGAGCTTGCCGCTTGTATCGAGCGCGACCGCGCCGATCGTGCCCGCGCCCGGTAGGCCGCTCTCGGCAGGCACATAATAAGTTTTAGGATCGTCGACCTTTTCGAACTCTTGGTCGCGCGCGAACGCGCATGCACCCGGGCCGACAAGCAGAACGTGAGAGGTCTTTTCCATCACCCCGCGCGCGACGCGCACGGGTGAGATGAAACCTTGCAGCGCCGCAACAGCGCCGGCGGCGCGCGTTGCGCCATCCATGACGGAGGCGTCGAGTTCGACGACGCCTGCTGCGTTGGGCGCCGCGCCCTTTCCGGCAACGTGCAGTCCGCTCGCTTCCAGCGCGCTGGCCATCGCGGTGACCACATCCAGCGCGCTCATGCCTTTGGCGAGCATCGCCGCGCCCCGGTCGAGCAGGGCGGCCATGTGTTCTTCTTCCGCTTTGTAAGCGCGCTCCGCGATGGCGCCGGCGCCGCCGTGGAGGGCGAGCGCCCAGGTCGAGGTCATGAGCGGCTCTATAGACCTATTCGACGGGCGCCGCGCTATCGCCTGACGTCACGGCTGTGGAACTCTTGCCGAACATCCCGTTCTTCCAGCCGACATAAAGCGCAACCAGGGTGGCGGTCGGCACGAAGCTGTCGGCTTGATCGGTGAAGTCGACCAATTCCCATAGGTTCACGAGGCCTGCCGATCCCCACAGGCCTACCAGCACGATTGTGCCGACGCCTTCAGTGACGCTGCCGAAAATCGGGATGCGCCCCAGCGTCAAGTCGAACAGGTCGATGACGACGGAAAGGGCGAGCCGGACAAAATAGCCGCTTCGGGTCATGAGCTAGTTTTGGACCGTCAGCGCGCGAGCCGCTACAAGAAAGCGCAACACACCAGAAAACGCATTTGGGAGATGTCATGAAAGCGCTGCTCAGCACCAAAATCGGTCCGCCGGAAGCACTGGAATATGCCGACGCGCCTGATCCGGTAGCTGGCGAAGGTGAGGTCGTGATTGCCGTGAAGGCGGCGGGCGTGAATTTCCCGGACGCACTGATTATAGAGGACAAGTATCAGTTCAAGCCCGAGCGGCCGTTTGCGCCGGGTGGCGAGATCGCCGGTGTGATCGAGAGCTTGGGACCGGGTGTTACCAATGTGAAAGTTGGTCAGCGCGTCATCGGTTCTCTGGGCTGGGGCGGCATGGCCGAGAAGGTGAAGACCCAAGCGCAGCGCGTGTTGCCGATCCCGGACAACATGCCGTTCGATGACGCGAGTGCGTTCATCCTTACCTACGGCACTTCATACTACGGCTTGAAGGATCGCGGCGCGCTGAAGGCTGGCGAGACGCTGTTGATTCTTGGCGCCGCTGGCGGCGTTGGCATCGCGGCGATCGAGCTTGGCAAGGCGATGGGCGCACGCGTCATCGCCGGCGTTTCGACGCAAGAGAAAGCAGACTTCGCGAAAGCGGCGGGCGCCGACGACGCTGTCATCTATCCCGCATCGGGCATGTCGAAGCAGGAAAGCAAAGATCTTGCTGAGGCGTTCAAAAAGGCCTGCGGTGGCGGTGCTGACGTTGTTTATGACGCCGTTGGCGGCGATTATTGCGAGCCGGCGTTACGCGCGATGGCGTGGAACGGACGCTATCTCGTGATAGGATTTCCAGCGGGCATCCCCACGCCGCCGCTCAATCTGACACTGCTGAAGAGCTCTTCGATCGTCGGCGTGTTTTGGGGCGCAAGCGTGGCGCGCGAGCCGGAGCTTCACAAAGGCAACGTGCGCGATCTTTTCAAGCTCTATGGCGAAGGCAAAGTGAAGCCGCGTATTTCGGCGCGCTATCCGCTGAAAGAAGGCGGCAAAGCTATTCGCGCGCTGATGGATCGTACGGCGACAGGCAAGCTTGTGGTGACAATGGAATGACGCCAAGCGCGTTCATCGCCGCTGCGTGGATCGTATGGCTGGTCATATGGATTCTCGCGGCGGGTTGGAGCGCGCGCACGGCTTCCCATCATGATCTGGGCGCCGAAAGCCCGAGCCGCGTGCTGACGTTATCGGCTGTTGTGATGATCCTGGCGTCGTACTGGCCGACGCCACAAGCGCTGATGTGGACCACCACGCGTGAGTTCGGTTGGGCGATGGCGGGCCTGGTTCTGCTTGGGCTTGGCTTCACCTGGGCGGCGCGTCTTCATCTTGGGCCGCTCTGGTCGAGCACGTCCGCGCCGATCGAGGATCACCGCATCGTCGACACCGGTCCGTACGGCGTCGTTCGTCATCCGGTGTATGCGGGCCTGCTGCTGGCCGTGGCGTCGACGGCGATCGAGCGCGGCCGGCTAGAAGCTGTGGCAGGCGCGCTTGTGCTCGTCGCGGCCATCTCGTTGCGCGCCAAGCTTGAAGAGCGGTTCCTGCGGCGCGACCTCGGTGATGAAGCCTACGCCAACTATCGTCGCCGGGTGCCGATGCTTATTCCGTTCGCGAAATTTGCGCCGCGTGCATCCACCGACTAGGTCTGCGACGGATAAGCGATATCGCGGACGAATTCGCAGTGTGGAGAACGGCATGAAACGGCGTGGACTTCTGATCGGGGCGCTGCTCGCGCTCGCTGCTTGTGCGACGTCCGCGCAAGATGCGCCTCCAGCCGGATTCATCTCAGAGCGGATCAGCGTCGTCACGCGCGGCGCCGGTCGTGACGTCATCTTGATTCCGGGACTTAGCTCCTCGCGCGATATCTGGAATGCGACCGCAGACGCGCTTGATGATAGCTATCGCGTCCATTTGGTGCAGTTGAATGGCTTTGCCGGCGCGCCGGTTGGCGCGAATGGCGATGGTGAGGTAGCCGCGCCTGCTGCAGATGAAATCGCACGCTATATTGGCGAGAACCGTCTCGATGATCCGGCAGTGATCGGCCATTCGATGGGCGGCACCATCGGCATGATGCTGGCCGCGCGCCACCCGGACTCCGTCGGTAAACTTATGGTCGTCGACATGTTTCCGTTCATGGGCGCCATGTTTGGCGGGCCGGGTGCAACAGCTGAGAGTGTGACGCCGATCGCCGATCAAATCCGCGGCGCTATGCGGATGGCGCAGCAGGGCGTTGTCTCGGATCAGACGCGGGCGACAATCGCGACGATGGTGCGGACCGAAGCCGCGCGTCCCGAAATTATGGAGCATGCCCGTCAAAGCAATGTCAGCACGATTGCTAACGCATTCCATGAGCTGATCGTCACCGATTTGCGTCCTGAGCTCGCAAATATTCGCGCGCCACTCACGGTGCTTTACGTAATCCCGCCGCAAGCGCCGGTGACACCAGAGCAATATGACGGGTACATGCGCGCTTCGTATGCCAGCGTGCCGACGGCGCGGATTGTCAAAATCGAGGACAGCTACCACTTCATCATGATCGATCAGTTCGATCGCTTCATGGGCGAAGTGAATGCGTTTCTCGGAAGCTAGCGCTTCTGAAATCCCGCCAAGACTTCACAGACCCAACGCGCCGCCGTTAGTGCACTGATGGCGGCGACGTCTAGTGAAGGATCGAACTCGGTGAGATCGACGCTGCGTACTTTAGGGTGGGCGCAGATGAGGCGGGTTGCGTCGAAGAATTCCTGCACTGTAACGCCACCCGGCCTTGCGCCTGGCGCGCCCGGCATGGCGCTTCGTTCAACCACATCTATATCGAAATCGACGTGGATGACGTCGCAGCGGGCAGCGAGCCGTTCGAGCGCATTGGCGGCGATCGATGCCAGACCCTGGGCTTTGCAGGCTGCGGCCGTCGCAACATAAATGCCGGCGGCCTTGGCTTTTTCGTGGGCCTTCTTGGTGTTGGCGAAGGGGAGCAGGCCGATCTGTGCGATGTGCGCGCCCGGCATTCCATCTTCAAGCAGGGCTTGGATCGGGTTGCCGTTGGTGAGACCGCAATCGGTGTCGCGAAGATCGAAGTGTGCATCGAGCGTGAGAACGCCAACGCGCTGCAGCGATGCGTCCAGCGCGTGTGCGCAGGGACGGGTGATCGCATTGTTCCCGCCGAGCACGATGCTGAGGTCGTGCTTCTTGGTAAGTGGCGCCAAGGCGGTGACGATCGGGGTCAATGACTCCGCCGGTTGTAGCGTGCTGATATCGACATCCCCGGCGTCGAATACGCGGAGTGACGACAGGTCTGTTTCAGTTTCGAGATCGTAGACGCTCATCCGCTTCATTGCGGCGCGCACGACGGCGGGGGCTTTGTCGCAGCCTCCCGGCGTGATTGAACCCAATCCCATTGGAGCGCCGAGCAAGGCCACAGGCGCTGAAGCGTCTTTCGTCAGTAAATCGGCGGACGAGAACCAGGAACGGCAGTCAGAATCTGAGGTCATGGCCGGATCATTGGCGCGGCGGTGCGGCCCAGTCTATAGAGCAGCCATGTGGGACACGCTTTGGGTTGACGCGAACCTCGCCACGATGGCGCCGGGAAAGCCGTATGGCGCCATTGAGCGTGGCGCGGTGGCGGCGAAAGACGGGCGCATCGCCTGGATTGGCTATGCAGCGGATTTGCCCAAGCCGCCGGACGAACTCGCGCACGATGTCCGCCGCTGCAACAATTCATGGATCACGCCCGGCTTGGTCGATTGCCACACCCATTTGGTGTTCGGCGGCGATCGCGCGCGTGAATTTGAGCTTCGCCTGGAGGGCGCGAGCTATGAGGAGATCGCGCGTGCTGGCGGTGGGATTGTGTCCACTGTCGCCGCGACGCGCGCGGCCACCCGTGAGGAACTGACGGAAAGCGCCGCGCTTCGGCTTGCGGGCCTCACACGCGAAGGCGTGACGACCGTTGAGGTAAAGTCGGGTTACGGGCTTGATCTCGAGAATGAGTTGAAGATGCTTCGCGCCGCCGGTGATCTAGCGGTGCGCGGCAACGTGCGCGTGAAGCGTACTTTTCTTGGGCTCCACGCTTTACCGCTTGAATTCAAGGATGATCGCGCGGCGTACGTTCAGCTGGTCGCTGACGTGATGATCCCGGCGGTTGCGGCCGAAGGCGCTGCAGACGCGGTCGATGCCTTTTGTGAGAATATTGGCTTCACGACTGAGGAAGTAGATTACGTCTTCTCCGCTGCGCGTGCGAGCGGGCTGGAGGTAAAACTCCACGCCGAGCAGCTCAGCAATCAGCACGGCTCGGCGCTTGCTGCGCGCTATAAAGCGCTTTCGGCCGATCATCTTGAGTACCTGGATGACGCTGGCATTGTCGCAATGGCGGAGAACGGCACGG
It encodes the following:
- a CDS encoding isoaspartyl peptidase/L-asparaginase family protein, whose translation is MTSTWALALHGGAGAIAERAYKAEEEHMAALLDRGAAMLAKGMSALDVVTAMASALEASGLHVAGKGAAPNAAGVVELDASVMDGATRAAGAVAALQGFISPVRVARGVMEKTSHVLLVGPGACAFARDQEFEKVDDPKTYYVPAESGLPGAGTIGAVALDTSGKLAAATSTGGLHGKMPGRVGDTPIIGAGCWADERAAVSCTGLGEYFMRVNAAADVSARIAYAGQSLDQAAAAVIDDVRKLGGYGGLIAVDAKGNVTAPFASQGMKRGLASSVGLREVKTFK
- a CDS encoding NADPH:quinone oxidoreductase family protein, translated to MKALLSTKIGPPEALEYADAPDPVAGEGEVVIAVKAAGVNFPDALIIEDKYQFKPERPFAPGGEIAGVIESLGPGVTNVKVGQRVIGSLGWGGMAEKVKTQAQRVLPIPDNMPFDDASAFILTYGTSYYGLKDRGALKAGETLLILGAAGGVGIAAIELGKAMGARVIAGVSTQEKADFAKAAGADDAVIYPASGMSKQESKDLAEAFKKACGGGADVVYDAVGGDYCEPALRAMAWNGRYLVIGFPAGIPTPPLNLTLLKSSSIVGVFWGASVAREPELHKGNVRDLFKLYGEGKVKPRISARYPLKEGGKAIRALMDRTATGKLVVTME
- a CDS encoding methyltransferase family protein, which gives rise to MTPSAFIAAAWIVWLVIWILAAGWSARTASHHDLGAESPSRVLTLSAVVMILASYWPTPQALMWTTTREFGWAMAGLVLLGLGFTWAARLHLGPLWSSTSAPIEDHRIVDTGPYGVVRHPVYAGLLLAVASTAIERGRLEAVAGALVLVAAISLRAKLEERFLRRDLGDEAYANYRRRVPMLIPFAKFAPRASTD
- a CDS encoding alpha/beta fold hydrolase; translated protein: MKRRGLLIGALLALAACATSAQDAPPAGFISERISVVTRGAGRDVILIPGLSSSRDIWNATADALDDSYRVHLVQLNGFAGAPVGANGDGEVAAPAADEIARYIGENRLDDPAVIGHSMGGTIGMMLAARHPDSVGKLMVVDMFPFMGAMFGGPGATAESVTPIADQIRGAMRMAQQGVVSDQTRATIATMVRTEAARPEIMEHARQSNVSTIANAFHELIVTDLRPELANIRAPLTVLYVIPPQAPVTPEQYDGYMRASYASVPTARIVKIEDSYHFIMIDQFDRFMGEVNAFLGS
- a CDS encoding agmatinase family protein, whose translation is MTSDSDCRSWFSSADLLTKDASAPVALLGAPMGLGSITPGGCDKAPAVVRAAMKRMSVYDLETETDLSSLRVFDAGDVDISTLQPAESLTPIVTALAPLTKKHDLSIVLGGNNAITRPCAHALDASLQRVGVLTLDAHFDLRDTDCGLTNGNPIQALLEDGMPGAHIAQIGLLPFANTKKAHEKAKAAGIYVATAAACKAQGLASIAANALERLAARCDVIHVDFDIDVVERSAMPGAPGARPGGVTVQEFFDATRLICAHPKVRSVDLTEFDPSLDVAAISALTAARWVCEVLAGFQKR
- the hutI gene encoding imidazolonepropionase translates to MWDTLWVDANLATMAPGKPYGAIERGAVAAKDGRIAWIGYAADLPKPPDELAHDVRRCNNSWITPGLVDCHTHLVFGGDRAREFELRLEGASYEEIARAGGGIVSTVAATRAATREELTESAALRLAGLTREGVTTVEVKSGYGLDLENELKMLRAAGDLAVRGNVRVKRTFLGLHALPLEFKDDRAAYVQLVADVMIPAVAAEGAADAVDAFCENIGFTTEEVDYVFSAARASGLEVKLHAEQLSNQHGSALAARYKALSADHLEYLDDAGIVAMAENGTVAVLLPGAFYFLREKQLPPIDTLRKAGVRMAVASDCNPGTSPMTSPLMALNMACTLFRLTPEEALAGITREGARALGILDEAGTLEIGKAADLAIWDVKSPAELSYWLGAPLLRERVFAGRVV